From the genome of Athalia rosae chromosome 3, iyAthRosa1.1, whole genome shotgun sequence:
TAAGTACCAATACAGCACTGTGGTAGAAATAATTGCGATGACCGAATGTCGGCGGTTGAGCCGCTCTTCCACAACATAAACTGTATGAATGATTTATATTATGCGCGTTATTCCTTGTGGAGAACGTTGCCACAGTCATCTACCACAATCTACTTCTATAAATtaacgttcattttttatggCAAACTTAAGGTTGATTATTGACGACAACGATTAGACAGCGTACGGAGCCACCGCTGCAACAGGGCGCCTTTCCCGCGATTTCGTCTGGCTCCCTTTTGCTCCCTATACTGTAGCTTGACCCGTTATTCGGGAATTATTGAAAACTACAACAGATGTCCTCTTGGGCGTCTCGAGAACTCTGCTCGAGAACCGCTACTCGCAGTTCTGCAGTCTCGGGTTTCCGGATCCGCCAAACATCTCTTTTTGTAGCTGACAATCGGTTAAAATGGTGAGTTTTCGTATTCTGACTGACAAATCCGTGAAAAACAAAGTAATCCTGTGAAAATGGAAAGTAATGCTGGGTGGCGATAATTAAGAAAGCTGTTATGATGTATTTCTACCTATAGTTCACACGTTCGTTGTACCGATGGTGTTAATTTTCAATACAATATGTATTGCTCGGGAACAGCGGATTGTTCAGAATACGAATGGCGTGATGCGTGTTTACAATGTTTGACAGTTTGTCGAATTGCTGTAATGTCCTGCACTATGTAATTCAATTATATGTTTCAGTCGCTCGTTATCCCAGAAAAGTTTCAACACATTCTTCGTGTTATGGGCACGAACATCGATGGTAACATAAAGGTTATGTTTGCCATGACCGCCATCAAGGGTGTAGGTCGTCGTTACGCCAACATTGTTCTCAAGAAGGCCGATGTAGACCTTGATAAACGTGCAGGAGAGTGCTCCGAAGAAGAGGTAACTATAATGGTTGACGTTTTTTTGTCTAGTCTCATTTCTCCAAACCGGCTGTCCTGACCTATCCCTAACCTACACTCCATAACATCacgttcgattattttaaATTCACTAAAAATCAACAGTTTATAACTTTTGTCAAAGCTCGTGATTGCATTATATCGAGCATCGAAATTCACCAGTATAATTTAGgtgttggtaattttttttcatctatatatttctttcaaggtggaaaaaatcatcacgaTCATGTCCAACCCTAGGCAGTACAAAATCCCTGACTGGTTCCTCAACAGGCAAAAAGATATTGTCGATGGAAAGTACTCACAGGTGAGCATTAGTTTTCTAGTATTCAAATTCTTGGAATTTTAATGCACAGATAAACGGCAATGCGCACTGGTACTGTGTGTTGTATGGCTGGTAGTCTGTGCAAGATTAACTGCATGATAGTTCACTTTTAGATTGTATATTTTCTTTAAGTGTGCTAAATAGCTAGAGACTAGAATGCAACAAAGAGTTTCAAACagcagaaataaattttattttacctgtaGCCATGTAAATCATCCAATTTC
Proteins encoded in this window:
- the LOC105692214 gene encoding 40S ribosomal protein S18 isoform X2: MSLVIPEKFQHILRVMGTNIDGNIKVMFAMTAIKGVGRRYANIVLKKADVDLDKRAGECSEEEVEKIITIMSNPRQYKIPDWFLNRQKDIVDGKYSQLTSSNLDSKLREDLERMKKIRAHRGLRHYWGLRVRGQHTKTTGRRGRTVGVSKKK
- the LOC105692214 gene encoding 40S ribosomal protein S18 isoform X1, producing MFQSLVIPEKFQHILRVMGTNIDGNIKVMFAMTAIKGVGRRYANIVLKKADVDLDKRAGECSEEEVEKIITIMSNPRQYKIPDWFLNRQKDIVDGKYSQLTSSNLDSKLREDLERMKKIRAHRGLRHYWGLRVRGQHTKTTGRRGRTVGVSKKK